The following coding sequences lie in one Arachis ipaensis cultivar K30076 chromosome B03, Araip1.1, whole genome shotgun sequence genomic window:
- the LOC107630405 gene encoding transmembrane protein 185B isoform X5: MTWRRLLEPVAAHASLLCFTALLLLKLHHRLSLSWWIIFFPLWIFHAIVARGRFSLPGLSARHNQNWATGHAVVAMRLLTAFELLLCIYLESICVRGAQVVNMKIVFLPLLIFEIIILMENFRLCRALMPGDEENMSAEVIWETPPHFSVAISRVFFITATIFTLLKLSGDLLVLSWWDLFVNLAIVECFAFLVCTKWSNLVTSGLVVSSERNRRPKRMCNMQDIIMEVPVIVFQILICRYLEGAPACAKKKPAPSFFSFLLQLQSAGVMFAASALVEKLILLLNSGAAPRIYSRGVSRVHDCYLGLLYHGSRFLGWFSIAERSQEEQEKLDCEGSSGFGDCRQLLVSRQKLQNAASGSMKGLKMRKYYAEFVFRERLALYYFHAGIAVFAAHARRNARTAQSAATIL; encoded by the exons ATGACGTGGCGGAGGCTGTTAGAGCCTGTGGCTGCACACGCCTCCCTTCTCTGCTTCACTGCTTTGCTTCTTCTAAAGCTTCACCACCGCCTCTCCTTATCGTGGTG GATAATATTCTTTCCTCTTTGGATCTTTCATGCCATTGTGGCTCGAGGGAGGTTTTCATTGCCAGGGTTGTCAGCCCGACATAATCAAAAT TGGGCAACAGGTCATGCTGTCGTTGCAATGCGATTACTTACTGCATTTGAACTGCTCCTTTGTATATATCTTGAGAGCATATGTG TTCGTGGTGCTCAAGTAGTCAATATGAAgattgtgttccttccattacTAATATTTGAAATCATTATTCTCATGGAAAATTTCAG ATTATGTAGGGCTCTAATGCCAGGGGATGAAGAAAACATGAGTGCTGAGGTAATATGGGAAACACCTCCT CACTTTTCGGTTGCAATCTCTAGGGTCTTCTTCATTACTGCTACAATTTTCACACTCTTAAAACTGAGTG GTGATTTACTCGTTCTCAGCTGGTGGGATTTATTTGTTAACCTTGC CATCGTCGAGTGCTTTGCTTTTCTTGTATGTACAAAGTGGTCCAATCTGGTCACCAGTGGTTTAGTGGTTTCTTCAGAGCGAAATCGACGCCCGAAGAGAATGTGTAACATGCAAGACATAATCATGGAAGTACCAGTAATAGTATTCCAGATTCTAATTTGTAGGTATTTAGAG GGGGCACCTGCTTGTGCTAAAAAGAAACCTGCACcgagtttcttttcttttcttctccagCTGCAAAGTGCTGGTGTAATGTTTGCAGCATCTGCCTTAGTGGAGAAACTTATACTGCTATTAAATAGTGGAGCTGCTCCAAGAATATATTCTAGAGGTGTTTCAAGAGTTCATGATTGTTACTTGGGCCTCTTGTACCATGGTTCTAG ATTTTTAGGTTGGTTTTCAATTGCTGAAAGGAGCCAGGAAGAACAGGAAAAATTGGACTGTGAAGGATCTTCTGg GTTTGGAGACTGCAGACAGCTCTTGGTGAGCAGGCAGAAATTACAAAATGCCGCGAGCGGGAGTATGAAAGGCTTAAAAAT GAGAAAATATTATGCAGAATTTGTTTTCAGAGAGAGATTAGCATTGTACTACTTCCATGCAGGCATCGCAGTCTTTGCAG CACATGCGCGGCGAAATGCAAGAACTGCCCAATCTGCCGCGACAATATTATAA
- the LOC107630405 gene encoding uncharacterized protein LOC107630405 isoform X2 gives MTWRRLLEPVAAHASLLCFTALLLLKLHHRLSLSWWIIFFPLWIFHAIVARGRFSLPGLSARHNQNWATGHAVVAMRLLTAFELLLCIYLESICVRGAQVVNMKIVFLPLLIFEIIILMENFRLCRALMPGDEENMSAEVIWETPPHFSVAISRVFFITATIFTLLKLSGDLLVLSWWDLFVNLAIVECFAFLVCTKWSNLVTSGLVVSSERNRRPKRMCNMQDIIMEVPVIVFQILICRYLEGAPACAKKKPAPSFFSFLLQLQSAGVMFAASALVEKLILLLNSGAAPRIYSRGVSRVHDCYLGLLYHGSRFLGWFSIAERSQEEQEKLDCEGSSGDFLHCASQCTVIIRSLATHLYLRSLRKCLKRILLKRFGDCRQLLVSRQKLQNAASGSMKGLKMRKYYAEFVFRERLALYYFHAGIAVFAAHARRNARTAQSAATIL, from the exons ATGACGTGGCGGAGGCTGTTAGAGCCTGTGGCTGCACACGCCTCCCTTCTCTGCTTCACTGCTTTGCTTCTTCTAAAGCTTCACCACCGCCTCTCCTTATCGTGGTG GATAATATTCTTTCCTCTTTGGATCTTTCATGCCATTGTGGCTCGAGGGAGGTTTTCATTGCCAGGGTTGTCAGCCCGACATAATCAAAAT TGGGCAACAGGTCATGCTGTCGTTGCAATGCGATTACTTACTGCATTTGAACTGCTCCTTTGTATATATCTTGAGAGCATATGTG TTCGTGGTGCTCAAGTAGTCAATATGAAgattgtgttccttccattacTAATATTTGAAATCATTATTCTCATGGAAAATTTCAG ATTATGTAGGGCTCTAATGCCAGGGGATGAAGAAAACATGAGTGCTGAGGTAATATGGGAAACACCTCCT CACTTTTCGGTTGCAATCTCTAGGGTCTTCTTCATTACTGCTACAATTTTCACACTCTTAAAACTGAGTG GTGATTTACTCGTTCTCAGCTGGTGGGATTTATTTGTTAACCTTGC CATCGTCGAGTGCTTTGCTTTTCTTGTATGTACAAAGTGGTCCAATCTGGTCACCAGTGGTTTAGTGGTTTCTTCAGAGCGAAATCGACGCCCGAAGAGAATGTGTAACATGCAAGACATAATCATGGAAGTACCAGTAATAGTATTCCAGATTCTAATTTGTAGGTATTTAGAG GGGGCACCTGCTTGTGCTAAAAAGAAACCTGCACcgagtttcttttcttttcttctccagCTGCAAAGTGCTGGTGTAATGTTTGCAGCATCTGCCTTAGTGGAGAAACTTATACTGCTATTAAATAGTGGAGCTGCTCCAAGAATATATTCTAGAGGTGTTTCAAGAGTTCATGATTGTTACTTGGGCCTCTTGTACCATGGTTCTAG ATTTTTAGGTTGGTTTTCAATTGCTGAAAGGAGCCAGGAAGAACAGGAAAAATTGGACTGTGAAGGATCTTCTGg TGATTTTTTGCATTGTGCTTCCCAATGTACAGTTATAATACGTTCTCTGGCAACTCACCTGTACCTGAGATCATTAAGAAAATGCCTAAAAAGGATCTTGCTGAAGAG GTTTGGAGACTGCAGACAGCTCTTGGTGAGCAGGCAGAAATTACAAAATGCCGCGAGCGGGAGTATGAAAGGCTTAAAAAT GAGAAAATATTATGCAGAATTTGTTTTCAGAGAGAGATTAGCATTGTACTACTTCCATGCAGGCATCGCAGTCTTTGCAG CACATGCGCGGCGAAATGCAAGAACTGCCCAATCTGCCGCGACAATATTATAA
- the LOC107630405 gene encoding uncharacterized protein LOC107630405 isoform X4 — MTWRRLLEPVAAHASLLCFTALLLLKLHHRLSLSWWIIFFPLWIFHAIVARGRFSLPGLSARHNQNWATGHAVVAMRLLTAFELLLCIYLESICVRGAQVVNMKIVFLPLLIFEIIILMENFRLCRALMPGDEENMSAEHFSVAISRVFFITATIFTLLKLSGDLLVLSWWDLFVNLAIVECFAFLVCTKWSNLVTSGLVVSSERNRRPKRMCNMQDIIMEVPVIVFQILICRYLEGAPACAKKKPAPSFFSFLLQLQSAGVMFAASALVEKLILLLNSGAAPRIYSRGVSRVHDCYLGLLYHGSRFLGWFSIAERSQEEQEKLDCEGSSGDFLHCASQCTVIIRSLATHLYLRSLRKCLKRILLKRFGDCRQLLVSRQKLQNAASGSMKGLKMRKYYAEFVFRERLALYYFHAGIAVFAAHARRNARTAQSAATIL, encoded by the exons ATGACGTGGCGGAGGCTGTTAGAGCCTGTGGCTGCACACGCCTCCCTTCTCTGCTTCACTGCTTTGCTTCTTCTAAAGCTTCACCACCGCCTCTCCTTATCGTGGTG GATAATATTCTTTCCTCTTTGGATCTTTCATGCCATTGTGGCTCGAGGGAGGTTTTCATTGCCAGGGTTGTCAGCCCGACATAATCAAAAT TGGGCAACAGGTCATGCTGTCGTTGCAATGCGATTACTTACTGCATTTGAACTGCTCCTTTGTATATATCTTGAGAGCATATGTG TTCGTGGTGCTCAAGTAGTCAATATGAAgattgtgttccttccattacTAATATTTGAAATCATTATTCTCATGGAAAATTTCAG ATTATGTAGGGCTCTAATGCCAGGGGATGAAGAAAACATGAGTGCTGAG CACTTTTCGGTTGCAATCTCTAGGGTCTTCTTCATTACTGCTACAATTTTCACACTCTTAAAACTGAGTG GTGATTTACTCGTTCTCAGCTGGTGGGATTTATTTGTTAACCTTGC CATCGTCGAGTGCTTTGCTTTTCTTGTATGTACAAAGTGGTCCAATCTGGTCACCAGTGGTTTAGTGGTTTCTTCAGAGCGAAATCGACGCCCGAAGAGAATGTGTAACATGCAAGACATAATCATGGAAGTACCAGTAATAGTATTCCAGATTCTAATTTGTAGGTATTTAGAG GGGGCACCTGCTTGTGCTAAAAAGAAACCTGCACcgagtttcttttcttttcttctccagCTGCAAAGTGCTGGTGTAATGTTTGCAGCATCTGCCTTAGTGGAGAAACTTATACTGCTATTAAATAGTGGAGCTGCTCCAAGAATATATTCTAGAGGTGTTTCAAGAGTTCATGATTGTTACTTGGGCCTCTTGTACCATGGTTCTAG ATTTTTAGGTTGGTTTTCAATTGCTGAAAGGAGCCAGGAAGAACAGGAAAAATTGGACTGTGAAGGATCTTCTGg TGATTTTTTGCATTGTGCTTCCCAATGTACAGTTATAATACGTTCTCTGGCAACTCACCTGTACCTGAGATCATTAAGAAAATGCCTAAAAAGGATCTTGCTGAAGAG GTTTGGAGACTGCAGACAGCTCTTGGTGAGCAGGCAGAAATTACAAAATGCCGCGAGCGGGAGTATGAAAGGCTTAAAAAT GAGAAAATATTATGCAGAATTTGTTTTCAGAGAGAGATTAGCATTGTACTACTTCCATGCAGGCATCGCAGTCTTTGCAG CACATGCGCGGCGAAATGCAAGAACTGCCCAATCTGCCGCGACAATATTATAA
- the LOC107630405 gene encoding uncharacterized protein LOC107630405 isoform X3, with protein MTWRRLLEPVAAHASLLCFTALLLLKLHHRLSLSWWIIFFPLWIFHAIVARGRFSLPGLSARHNQNWATGHAVVAMRLLTAFELLLCIYLESICVRGAQVVNMKIVFLPLLIFEIIILMENFRLCRALMPGDEENMSAEVIWETPPHFSVAISRVFFITATIFTLLKLSGDLLVLSWWDLFVNLAIVECFAFLVCTKWSNLVTSGLVVSSERNRRPKRMCNMQDIIMEVPVIVFQILICRYLEGAPACAKKKPAPSFFSFLLQLQSAGVMFAASALVEKLILLLNSGAAPRIYSRGVSRVHDCYLGLLYHGSRFLGWFSIAERSQEEQEKLDCEGSSGYNTFSGNSPVPEIIKKMPKKDLAEEVWRLQTALGEQAEITKCREREYERLKNEKILCRICFQREISIVLLPCRHRSLCSTCAAKCKNCPICRDNIIMRLPVYDA; from the exons ATGACGTGGCGGAGGCTGTTAGAGCCTGTGGCTGCACACGCCTCCCTTCTCTGCTTCACTGCTTTGCTTCTTCTAAAGCTTCACCACCGCCTCTCCTTATCGTGGTG GATAATATTCTTTCCTCTTTGGATCTTTCATGCCATTGTGGCTCGAGGGAGGTTTTCATTGCCAGGGTTGTCAGCCCGACATAATCAAAAT TGGGCAACAGGTCATGCTGTCGTTGCAATGCGATTACTTACTGCATTTGAACTGCTCCTTTGTATATATCTTGAGAGCATATGTG TTCGTGGTGCTCAAGTAGTCAATATGAAgattgtgttccttccattacTAATATTTGAAATCATTATTCTCATGGAAAATTTCAG ATTATGTAGGGCTCTAATGCCAGGGGATGAAGAAAACATGAGTGCTGAGGTAATATGGGAAACACCTCCT CACTTTTCGGTTGCAATCTCTAGGGTCTTCTTCATTACTGCTACAATTTTCACACTCTTAAAACTGAGTG GTGATTTACTCGTTCTCAGCTGGTGGGATTTATTTGTTAACCTTGC CATCGTCGAGTGCTTTGCTTTTCTTGTATGTACAAAGTGGTCCAATCTGGTCACCAGTGGTTTAGTGGTTTCTTCAGAGCGAAATCGACGCCCGAAGAGAATGTGTAACATGCAAGACATAATCATGGAAGTACCAGTAATAGTATTCCAGATTCTAATTTGTAGGTATTTAGAG GGGGCACCTGCTTGTGCTAAAAAGAAACCTGCACcgagtttcttttcttttcttctccagCTGCAAAGTGCTGGTGTAATGTTTGCAGCATCTGCCTTAGTGGAGAAACTTATACTGCTATTAAATAGTGGAGCTGCTCCAAGAATATATTCTAGAGGTGTTTCAAGAGTTCATGATTGTTACTTGGGCCTCTTGTACCATGGTTCTAG ATTTTTAGGTTGGTTTTCAATTGCTGAAAGGAGCCAGGAAGAACAGGAAAAATTGGACTGTGAAGGATCTTCTGg TTATAATACGTTCTCTGGCAACTCACCTGTACCTGAGATCATTAAGAAAATGCCTAAAAAGGATCTTGCTGAAGAG GTTTGGAGACTGCAGACAGCTCTTGGTGAGCAGGCAGAAATTACAAAATGCCGCGAGCGGGAGTATGAAAGGCTTAAAAAT GAGAAAATATTATGCAGAATTTGTTTTCAGAGAGAGATTAGCATTGTACTACTTCCATGCAGGCATCGCAGTCTTTGCAG CACATGCGCGGCGAAATGCAAGAACTGCCCAATCTGCCGCGACAATATTATAATGCGGTTACCCGTGTATGATGCTTAG